A region of Sparus aurata chromosome 8, fSpaAur1.1, whole genome shotgun sequence DNA encodes the following proteins:
- the LOC115587330 gene encoding E3 ubiquitin-protein ligase TRIM21-like has protein sequence MSAASCLLTEDQFLCSICLDVFTDPVTIPCGHNFCKTCITTHWDINVPCQCPNCKKTFYTRPELQVNTFISEMAAQFRKSAQQKASSSSSEQQVSKPGEVPCDVCTGTKLKAMKSCLVCLASYCETHLAPHLTKSGLKRHQLIDPVEKLEDRMCTKHDKLLELFCKTDQMCVCMLCTYSDHKTHDVVPLQEEYEGKKAELGKTDAEIQHMIQKRRLKIEEIKRSVELSRKDADREIAAGVQVFSALKDSVERSQTELIDTIKEKQRETEKQAEGFIKELEQEISELEKRSSEVKQLSQSEDHLHLLQSFPSLITRIKLALNTAPFTKDWTGVSILPPLYEGTVVTAVNQLEETLRKKRKIELKRVQQYAVDLTLDPDKAQLYLILSDDGKQVKHGDVKKNLPDNPERFDTCPCVLAKQSFCSGIFYYEVQVKGKTGWDLGVARESINRKGEITLNPQNGYWTICLRNKNEYYAPAEPSVCLSLKCRPEKVGVFVDYEEGLVSFYDVDAAALIYSFTGCCFTQKLNPYFCPCNHDGGKNVAPLIISPVNHTE, from the coding sequence atgtctgctgccagctgtctgctgactgaagatcagtttctgtgctccatctgtctggatgtgttcactgatccagtcaccataccatgtggacacaacttctgtaaaacctgcatcactaCACACTGGGATATAAATGTCCCGTGTCAGTGTCCCAACTGTAAAAAGACTTTCTACACCAGACCTGAACTGCaggtcaacacgttcatctctgagatggctgctcagttcagaaagtcagctcaacagaaagccagcagcagcagctcagagcaacaagtttccaaaccaggagaagttccctgtgacgtctgcactggaacAAAACTGAAAGCCatgaagtcctgcctggtgtgtctggcctcctactgtgagactcacctggcgCCTCATCTGACAAAgtcaggcctgaaaagacatcagctgatcgatCCTGTGGAGAAACTGGAAGAcaggatgtgtacgaagcacgataaactgctggagctgttctgtaagaccgaccagatgtgtgtctgcatgctctgcacCTATTCAGAccacaagacacatgatgttgttcctctgcaagaagaatatgaaggaaagaaggccgAGCTGGGGAAGACAGACGCTGAAATTCAGCATATGATCCAGAAGAGAAGACTGAAGATTGAGGAGATAAagcgctcagtggagctcagtaggaaagatgcagacagagagatagcagctggtgttcaggtcttcagcgctctgaaggattctgttgagagaagccagaccgagctcatcgacaccatcaaagagaagcagagagagacagagaaacaggctgaaggcttcatcaaagagctggaacaggaaatctctgagctggagaagagaagctctgaggtgaagcagctctcacagtctgaagaccacctccacctcctccaaagcTTCCCATCACTGATCACGAGGATAAAACTTGCACTGAACACTGCTCCATTcaccaaggactggacaggagtcagcaTCCTTCCACCTTTatatgaggggactgtggtgacagctgtgaatcagctggaggagacacttagaaaaaagaggaagatcgagctgaagagggtccagcagtatgcagtggattTGACACTCGATCCTGATAAAGCACAGCTTtacctcatcctgtctgatgatgggAAACAAGtaaaacatggtgatgtaaagaagaatctcccagacaacccagagagatttgataCTTGCCCCTGTGTCCtagcaaagcagagtttctGTTCAGGAATTttttattatgaggttcaagttaaagGGAAGACTGGGTGGGATCtaggagtggccagagagtcgatcaaTAGGAAGGGAGAAATCACACTGAATCCTCAGAATGGTTACTGGACGATATGtttgaggaataaaaatgagtACTATGCTCCTGCTGAGCCttcagtctgtctctctctgaagtgtcggcctgagaaggtgggggtgtttgtggattatgaggagggtctggtctccttttatgacgttgatgctgcagctcttatctactcctttactggctgctgcttcactcagaaactcaACCCATACTTCTGTCCATGTAATCATGATGGTGGTAAAAATGTTGCccctctgatcatctctcctgtcaatcacactgagtag
- the LOC115587335 gene encoding E3 ubiquitin-protein ligase TRIM21-like: MSAASCLLTEDQFLCSICLDVFTDPVSTPCGHNFCKICITKHWNVDVLYKCPNCKEVFNTRPKLQVNTFISEMAAQFRQSVQQEASSSSSEHHVSKPGDAVPLKDAQIQQMIQKRRLKIQEMKRSVKLSKKDAAREIAAGVQVFSALKESVERSQAELIDTIKEKQRETEKQAEGFIKELEQEISELEKRSSEAEQLSQSEDHLHLLQSFPSLNAAPPTKNWTGVSVRPPSYEGTVVRAVNQLEETLSKQMKKLLLAELKRVQQYAVDVTLDPDTAQPNLILSGDGKKVNCGYVKKNLPDNPERFDTCANVLAKQHFSSGRFYYEVQVKEKTEWDLGVARETISRKGNIKLSPQNGYWTICLRNNNKYKACAGPSVRLSLKCRPEKVGVFVDYEEGLVSFYDVDAAALIYSFTGCCFTQKLYPYFCPSLNDGGKNSAPLIISPVNQTE, from the coding sequence atgtctgctgccagctgtctgctgactgaagatcagtttctgtgctccatctgtctggatgtgttcactgatccagtcagcacaccatgtggacacaacttctgtaaaatcTGCATCACTAAACACTGGAATGTTGATGTCCTGTACAAGTGTCCCAATTGTAAAGAAGTTTTCAACACAAGACCGAAGCTGCAGGTCAACActttcatctctgagatggctgctcagttcaggCAGTCGGTTCAACaggaggccagcagcagcagctcagagcaccATGTTTCAAAACCAGGAGATGCTGTGCCTCTGAAAGACGCTcaaattcagcagatgatccagaagagacgactgaagattCAAGAGATGAAGCGCTCTGTGAagctcagtaagaaagatgcagccagagagatagcagctggtgttcaggtcttcagcgctctgaaggagtctgttgagagaagccaggccgagctcatcgacaccatcaaagagaagcagagagagacagagaaacaggctgaaggcttcatcaaagagctggaacaggaaatctctgagctggagaagagaagctctgaggcggagcagctctcacagtctgaagaccacctccacctcctccaaagcttcccatcactgaacgctgctccacccaccaagaactggacaggagtcagcgttcgtccaccttcatatgaggggactgtggtgagagctgtgaatcagctggaggagacgctcagtaaacagatgaagaagctgcTTCTGGccgagctgaagagggtccagcagtatgcagtggatgtgacactcgatcctgatacagcacaaCCCAACCTCATCCTGTCTGGTGATGGAAAAAAAGTTAACTGTGGTTATGTAAAGAAGAATCTTCCAGACAACCCAGAAAGATTTGATACTTGTGCTAATGTCTTAGCAAAGCAGCAtttctcttcaggaagattttattatgaggttcaaGTAAAAGAGAAGACTGAgtgggatttaggagtggccagagagacgatcagcaggaagggaaacatcaaactgtctccTCAGAATGGTTACTGGACGATATGTTTGAGGAATAACAATAAGTACAAAGCTTGTGCTGGCCCTtcagtccgtctctctctgaagtgtcggcctgagaaggtgggggtgtttgtggattatgaggagggtctggtctccttttatgacgttgatgctgcagctcttatctactcctttactggctgctgctttaCTCAGAAACTCTACCCATACTTCTGTCCAAGTCTTAATGATGgtggtaaaaactctgctcctctgatcatctctcctgtcaatcaaactgaGTAG